GGGCGCACACAAGAGATCAACTTTTTCACCGCCGGGGAAAGCCATTACCTCGTGGATTTGCCGGGCTATGGTTATGCCAATGCGCCCCTGCCCGTTGTCGAAAAGTGGCAACGGCTGCTCAAGCAATATCTGTCGGGCCGTCAGACCCTGCGTCGGGCCTTTGTACTGATTGACTCCCGACACGGCGTGAAAAAGGTCGACGACGAGATTATGAGCCTGCTCGACAGCTCTGCCGTGACGTTTCAGGTGGTGTTGACCAAGGCTGACAAGGTCAAGGAAAAGGAACGCGAGAAAATTTTGGAACAGGTGCGCGGCGCCTTGACCAAACACCCTGCCGCCTATCCTGAAATTGTTGTCACTTCTTCCGAAAAAGGCTGGGGCATTCCCACATTGCGTGCCATCATCGCCACGCTGGAATGATCTGAAACAGGCACCTATGCTGTCTGGACCAAAGGCCCGAAGATGAGAAAACAAGACATGAACCGCGATTGGATTGCCACCGCCCAGACGCTCAGTCAGGCGCTCCCCTATCTGCAACGCTATGCCGACGCCACTGTGGTGATCAAACTTGGCGGGCATGCCATGGGCAGTGATGAGGCAATGCAGGAATTTGCCCGTGACGTGACCCTGATGCGGCAGATTGGCGTGAACCCTGTTGTTGTGCATGGCGGCGGGCCAATGATCAACGCCATGCTCAAACGGCTCGATATTCAGTCGGAATTTGTGGATGGCAAACGTGTGACCGATGCCGCCACCATGGAAGTGGTGGAAATGGTCCTCTCCGGTCTGGTCAATGCGCGTATTGTTCAGGCGATCACCGAACAGGGTGGCCGTGCGGTGGGCCTGTCCGGCAAGGACAGCGGGCTGATCATGTGCGAGCCTGAGAACCCCGCGTTGGGCCTTGTTGGCAAGCCGAGCAAGGTCGATCCGCGCATCCTGCGTGATCTGGCGGACAAGGGCATTATTCCGGTGATTGCCCCGCTTGGCATGGGCGCGAATGGCGAGACATTTAATATCAACGGTGACACGGCAGCGGGGGCAATTGCCGCGGCGCTCAAGGCGGATCGCCTCTTGCTGTTGACAGATGTTGCTGGCGTCAAAAACAGCGCCGGCGAGGTGCTGACCGAACTGACGTCAGATCAGATCCGCGACATGGTCGCGGATGGCACCATCGCGGGCGGTATGATCCCCAAGACAGAGACCGCGCTGGCCGCGATTGACGGGGGTGTCCGGGCGGCGGTGATTATTGATGGACGTGCACCGAACGCCTGCCTGCTTGAGCTGTTCACCGAACATGGTGCAGGCAGCATCATCCGCAAGGGATGACACTGGCGCGGCTGCAGCAAGCCGCGACCGCGCGGCATTTGACCGTTCTTGGCGGTTTTCACCCTACCCCTGATGATGGCGCCCCCGAGGGATGCGCGACGCTGATCCTGCTGGGGCCAGACGAACCGGCGTTTTGGCCGGCAATAACCCAAAGCCCCGAATGGCAAGATGGCGCTCCCGATCCGGTGGACCGTTGGTCGGAACGGGTGATTGGCAACTGGGCCACAGAACTGGGTGCAACGCCGCTTTTTCCATTTGGCGGCGCACCCTTCCTGCCATTCTATAGCTGGGCGCTACGCACGGGCCGCATTCACAGCTCTCCCGTCCAGTTTCTGGTCCACGACCAGGCCGGGTTGTTTGTGTCCTTTCGC
This window of the Sulfitobacter mediterraneus genome carries:
- the yihA gene encoding ribosome biogenesis GTP-binding protein YihA/YsxC; protein product: MQMTFTLAEEPDAQTAEHGRLLFAGETEFVKGVVAMSGLPDPDRMEVCFAGRSNVGKSSLINALTGTKALARASNTPGRTQEINFFTAGESHYLVDLPGYGYANAPLPVVEKWQRLLKQYLSGRQTLRRAFVLIDSRHGVKKVDDEIMSLLDSSAVTFQVVLTKADKVKEKEREKILEQVRGALTKHPAAYPEIVVTSSEKGWGIPTLRAIIATLE
- the argB gene encoding acetylglutamate kinase translates to MRKQDMNRDWIATAQTLSQALPYLQRYADATVVIKLGGHAMGSDEAMQEFARDVTLMRQIGVNPVVVHGGGPMINAMLKRLDIQSEFVDGKRVTDAATMEVVEMVLSGLVNARIVQAITEQGGRAVGLSGKDSGLIMCEPENPALGLVGKPSKVDPRILRDLADKGIIPVIAPLGMGANGETFNINGDTAAGAIAAALKADRLLLLTDVAGVKNSAGEVLTELTSDQIRDMVADGTIAGGMIPKTETALAAIDGGVRAAVIIDGRAPNACLLELFTEHGAGSIIRKG
- a CDS encoding ferredoxin, whose product is MTLARLQQAATARHLTVLGGFHPTPDDGAPEGCATLILLGPDEPAFWPAITQSPEWQDGAPDPVDRWSERVIGNWATELGATPLFPFGGAPFLPFYSWALRTGRIHSSPVQFLVHDQAGLFVSFRGALALTESIDLPPPPAGPCESCTDQPCRTACPIGALVPSGYDTARCRAYLGTPEGADSLQNGCGVRRSCPVSQRFGRLPAQSAYHMQQFKGD